The genomic segment GGAGCCCGCTCCGCAGCCGGAGCGCACCGTCGTCTTTGATCCGGCCGTTCTCGACGGACAGGCCGAGGAAGTATTTGCCCGCCCCCATGCTCTGCCAGCCGTGGTGCAGGTCGAGCCCGGTGATCGGGGCGTCCTTCGGCGCGCGGCGCGGGCCGGTGAAGTAGTCGCGGTAGAACACGTCGCGGAACTTCTCGACGCCCCAGTCGTTCATCACGTACTTCAGCCGCGCCCGCTTGCGGTTGGTGCGGTCGCCGTGGTCGCGGAACAGCTTGATCACGCCCTCCGCCCCGGCGAGCACTTCGTCCGGCGTGATGAACCCGACCGGTTGCGCCGTCAGCGGGTAGGTGTCGGGGTTGGAGTTCGTCTGCCCCTGTCCGCCGCCGGCGTAGAGGTTGTAGCCGACCAACTGCCCGCCTTCGGTGACCGCGAGGAACCCGAGGCACTGCGCGAGCACGTCGGTGCAGTTGTCGTGCGGCAGCGAGAACGCCACCTTGAACTTCCGCGGCAGGTACGTCTTGCCGTAGATCGGCTCCTCCGCGCCGGCGTCGTCCCCGAACCGGGCTGGCTCGCCGTTCAGCCAGATCTCGTGGTACGTCTGCTTGCCGGCCCTCGGGGTGAGGTGCGCCGCGACCGCTTCGCAGTCGCGCAGCATGCGCGCGCGGACCGGGTCCGGCAGCGGCGCCGGGCACGCCATCACGTTGCGGTTCACGTCGCCGCAGCCGCCGAGCGTGGTGACGAGGCTCGCGTTGATCGCGGCCATCGTCGCCTTCAGGTCGCCCTTCAGGACGCCGTGGTACTGGATGCTCTGCCGCGTCGTGAGGCGGAGCGTGCCGTTCGCGTACTGCCCGGCGATGTCGTCGAGCGCGAGCCACTGGTCCGCGGTCAGCTTCCCGCCCGGCATCTTCAACCGGATCATGAACATGTACGCCTTACCGACGCCGGCCTTCGCACGGTTCTTGCGGGCGTCACGGTCCTCTTGCTCGTAACTGCCGTGGAACTTGATGAGGCTCTTGTTGGCGTCGCTGAGGTGGTCGAGCGCCGGGTCGGCGAGTTCTTCGGGGAGCGTGCCACGCAGGTAGCGGCTCTCGGTCTTGTGCGTTTCGACCGGGGAGAGTTTGGGAGCGTTCGCGTCAGACATCGGAAATCCGTGTGAGGGAGACTCGCGCAGTATTCGTTCGGGATTTCAATCCCTGCCTTTTGTTTTATCTCTCATCGGCCGTTTCGGAAGGGCACTTCTCCCGCAACAATCATTCACGAAGTAACGAATCAGCGGATTTCGAAAATCACCTCATTTCAACGCTCATCTGGGCGGGCTTGAGAAGCTGGGCAAGCGGTTCCGGCTACCGCGCCCACATGTTCCCCCAATTACCGCGCCGGTCCGAACCCGCTGAAGCGCCCGGGCGCGGCGGGACGATGGGGGTTGTGCTGCACGAGACTCCATACCTGTCGGGGATCGCTCGCCGTGACCATTCAGGCTGTTCCCTCTCCGAAACCGAACGGACCGCTGGCCCTGGCTTTTCTCGCTGTGCTGCAAGATTCGACCGGCTGGCTCGGCGGGTACCTGGTGACCAACGGCTGGGGCCGCCCGCTCGAATTTCGGCTCACCACCGCGGTTCAGCCCAACCGCGTGCAATCCGTTCTTTACGGCCCCACGCTTGTGGAGTACCTCCACGCCGATGTGATCGGCAAAACCCTTGTCGAGAAGACCGCCACAAAACCCGATCTAATCGTTACCGACGGGCCGCCCGCGCTGGCGCTCCGGGCACGAATCGAAGTTCCGGTGGTCGCCCTCGCCCCGCCGACCGGCACACTGGCGGAGACGGTGCCGTTCAGCCACGCGCGGTCGTCCGCGGGGCTGCTCCTGCCCGCGCGGTTCGCCGCCGACCGCGACGCCGTACTGGAACTGCTCGAGCGCGTGGACCCGGCCGTCGATCTGGCGGAGCCGTTCGCCCGCATCCGTGAGGCGGTCGGCGAAGCCCGCAAGATGGGAGTGACCAAAAGTGCGGCTTGACGTGGAAGAAAGCCAACCTACCCCCCCGGCCCCCCTCTCTGAAGGGAGGGGGGAGTTATCTTTGCCCTCTCCCCTCGCGGGAGAGGGTGGCGGCGCTTCGCCGCCGGATGAGGGGGCGCTGAGCAATGGGGCAACCGGTGTAACGTCTTCAGGGCGGCTCGGTTCACCCCTCACCCGGTCTTCAGACTCGCCTCCCTCTCCCGCAAGGGGAGAGGGTAAAAACAACTCCCTCTCCCATCAAGAAGGGGGTTGGGAGATCAGCGTTCTCGACCTCCCGAAACTCGACCACCCGCTCGATCCGACCGTGCGGGAGGCGCGCCTGCTGAACGACGCGCCGTGGGTCCGGTCGCTCGGTCGGCTGGACCTGAGCGTCACCACCGAGGGGTGGAAGTTCCCGGCGCCGCCGGCGGAATACACTCCGCCCCCGCGCCCCGCGACCGAGCCCCAGGCCGGGCGCCACGTGGTGAAGCTGCCCGCCCCCGCCCTGCCCGATCAGGAGGCCGCGAAGGCGCGCATCCGCTCGAAGCCGACCGCGGACACCGTTCTCTTCAAGGACCGCCTGCTGTACCTGCTGCAACCGCCGCTCGACGGCCTGTTCGACGGGCGCCAGCTCGAGGTTCCGTTCGCGCCGTTCCCGTACCAGCTCGAAGGCATCGCGTTCCTCATGCCGCGGCACGGCGCCATGCTCGCCGACGAGATGGGGCTCGGGAAGACCTGCCAGGCGATTCTGGCGCTGCGCCTGCTGTTCCACCAGGGGCAGATCAAACAGGCGCTCGTGGTGTGCCCGAAGCCGCTCGTCCACAACTGGTCGCGCGAACTGAAAATGTGGGCGCCGGACATCCCCTTCGAGACGTTCGAGGGCGACCCGGACGCCCGGCGGAGCACGTGGTTCGTCTCCAACTGCCCGCTCAAGCTCATCAACTACGAGACGCTCACCCGCGACATCGACCTCGCGAGCGACGCGCGCGTCTATTTCGATGTGGTGGTGCTGGACGAGGCCCAGCGGATCAAGAACAAGGACTCGAAGACCGCCCAGGCGGTCCGGGCGCTCAAGCGCGGCCGCAGTTGGGCGCTCACCGGCACGCCGATCGAGAACCACCCGGACGACCTCGTGAACATCTTCTCGTTCGTGGACGAGAACCGCATCCCGAGCGGCACCCCGCCGCGGCAGCTCCCGCGGTACACGTCCGACAGCATCCTCCGGCGCACGAAAGACATCGTGATGACGGACATGCCGCCGAAGACGATCCGCGACCTCGAAGTGGACCTCACCCCGGCGCAGCGCGCGGCCTACCTGCGCGCCGAGGAGGACGGTGTCGTCCACCTGAACGAACTGGGCGAGACCGTCACCATCCAGCACGTGTTCCAACTGGTAATGAAGCTGAAGCAGATCTGCAACTTCGACCCGGCGACCGGTGAGAGCGCCAAAATGGAGCGCCTGCTCACCGACATGGAGGAGGTGGCGGAGAGCGGGCGCAAGGCGATCGTGTTCTCGCAGTGGGTGGAACCGCTCGAGGTGCTCGCCAAGGCGCTGGAACGCTACGGGGCGCTCCAGTACCACGGCAAGATCCCGCAACAACTGCGAACGCCGATCCTCGACCGGTTCAAGGCCGATCCGCACGCGCACGTGCTCCTCATGAGCTACGGCACGGGCAGCGTGGGGCTGAACCTCCAGTTCACGAACTACGTGTTCCTGTTCGACCGCTGGTGGAACCCGGCCATCGAGGACCAGGCCATCAACCGCGCCCACCGGCTCGGCCAGAAGCACCCGGTCACGGTCACCCGGTTCCTCTCCGGCGACACCATCGAGCGGCGGATCGCGGACATCCTCGAAGTGAAGCGGCAACTGTTCAACGACCTGATCGCGCAGTCGGACAAGCCCGAGTCCCGCGGCCTCACCGAGGACGAGATCTTCGGCCTGTTCGACATCAAGGCCCGCCCCAAACGCGAGAAGCACTGAAAAAGACGGCAGAGCCGATCCGCAGATTACGCAGAGAACACAGATTAAAAATAACAAACAGAGACACTTTAATTAAGTCCGCTCTGTTTCTCGTCTTGAATTGGCGTCTTCTGTGTAATCTGCGGATAACTACTTCTTCTCTTCTCCCCCTCGCAAGAACGCCTCCAGTTCTTTCAGCTTGTCGGTGTTGAGAAAGTCCACGTCCGCGGCGAGCAGTTCCTTCCACACTTCGACCTTCTCCGGCGCCGCCCAGAACCGCACCTTCCGGCCCTGCTTGTGCGCCCTCGCGACGAGTTCGCGCAGCGCCTTCCGCTCGCCCTCGGGCATCGCGCCCGTGCCGGTCCACTCGAACAGCGCGTCCCATCCGGTGCTCACCCACGGCACCAGGGTCGCGGGCGCGTCGCCGTCGAGATCGGAGGGGCGGCCGTCGAGGGCAGCGTAGCGCACCTTCTGATCGGCGAGTGATTTCGGGTCGCGGTTCCCGCTGATGACGACCGTGACCGCTTTCGGCTCGACCTTCCCCTCGCGGGTGACGGTGAGGACGTCCGCGTAGCCCTCCAGCACCTTCGCGAGCGCCGCGTAGGTGTCCTTCGCCTCGGTCTTCACGTCGATCATCAGGTAAAAGGCGCCGCCGCCGTTATAGATCTTGCCGCCGTTGGCCTTCGCACGGGCACGGAGCGGATCGAGGTACAGCTTCTCCAGCGTGCGGTCCTTGTTCCACGCGACGGGCGTGTGCGCCACGAGGAGCTGCCCCTTCACGAGCCAGATGTCGGCCTCCACGCTGCAAAAGCCGCAATCGAGCGCGTCGAGAAGCGGGCGCTCGTGTTCGTAGTCGTTGTGCGCGAACGCCCGGGGCAACGGTTTCTTCGGCCCGTCGGCCCGGAGCGCTCCGGCGACGAGGAGCGCCGCGAGTGACAGAAAGAGGCGTTCGATCATATCGGCTCCGGTACCGGGCGATGACGTTTCGTACAATCCTATCGCCCGACGAACCACGAGGCACGCCATGTCCGCGCACGCACCGAACCGACTCGCGACCGAAACGAGCCTGTACCTGAAGCAGCACGCGCAGAACCCGGTGGACTGGTACCCGTGGGGGCCGGAAGCGCTCGCCCGCGCCAAGGAGCTGGACCGCCCGATCTTCCTCTCCGTCGGCTACTCGGCGTGCCACTGGTGTCACGTCATGGAACACGAGAGCTTCGAGGACGAGGCCACCGCCGCACTCATGAACCAGCACTTCGTGTGCATCAAGGTGGACCGCGAGGAGCGGCCGGACATCGACACGATTTACATGAACGCGCTGCACGTCCTCACGCGCGAGGGCGGCGGGTGGCCGCTCAGCGTGTTCCTCACGCCGGACCGCACGCCGTTCTTCGCCGGCACGTACTACCCGCCGGACGACCGCTACGCCGCCCACGGCCGGCCGAGCTTCCGCCGCCTGCTCGCGGAGATCCACAACGCCTGGGTGAACCGCCGCGACCGCGTCACGGAAATCGGCCGCACCGTCGCGGAACACCTGCAGGGCATGAGCGACCTGGCCGTGAGCGCCACCGAAGTGTCGCCCGAGTTGTTGTTCGGCGCACTCAACAGCCTCCGCCGCAGCTACGACCCGAAGTACGGCGGGTTCGGCTCCGCGCCCAAGTTCCCGCACGCACTCGAACTGCGGTTGCTCCTGCGGTTGAGCGCGCGGTTCAACGACCCGGTGGCTCTGGACATGGTGAAGCACACGCTCACCATGATGGCCCGTGGC from the Frigoriglobus tundricola genome contains:
- a CDS encoding NADPH-dependent assimilatory sulfite reductase hemoprotein subunit, with translation MSDANAPKLSPVETHKTESRYLRGTLPEELADPALDHLSDANKSLIKFHGSYEQEDRDARKNRAKAGVGKAYMFMIRLKMPGGKLTADQWLALDDIAGQYANGTLRLTTRQSIQYHGVLKGDLKATMAAINASLVTTLGGCGDVNRNVMACPAPLPDPVRARMLRDCEAVAAHLTPRAGKQTYHEIWLNGEPARFGDDAGAEEPIYGKTYLPRKFKVAFSLPHDNCTDVLAQCLGFLAVTEGGQLVGYNLYAGGGQGQTNSNPDTYPLTAQPVGFITPDEVLAGAEGVIKLFRDHGDRTNRKRARLKYVMNDWGVEKFRDVFYRDYFTGPRRAPKDAPITGLDLHHGWQSMGAGKYFLGLSVENGRIKDDGALRLRSGLRAIIAKYKPEVRVTAQQDIMLCGLTMDDRAGVDTLLNDHGIPRPETLSQVQRWSMACPAVPTCPLALTESERALPGVVDQLETVLTDLGLGSEPISVRMTGCPNGCARPYQSEVGIVGRGGTKYTLYIGGDSYGRRLNTEVQDSVPIDQIVPKLAKVFSAFAAERANAELFGDYCTRVGLTKLKELVGAP
- a CDS encoding DEAD/DEAH box helicase, which produces MREARLLNDAPWVRSLGRLDLSVTTEGWKFPAPPAEYTPPPRPATEPQAGRHVVKLPAPALPDQEAAKARIRSKPTADTVLFKDRLLYLLQPPLDGLFDGRQLEVPFAPFPYQLEGIAFLMPRHGAMLADEMGLGKTCQAILALRLLFHQGQIKQALVVCPKPLVHNWSRELKMWAPDIPFETFEGDPDARRSTWFVSNCPLKLINYETLTRDIDLASDARVYFDVVVLDEAQRIKNKDSKTAQAVRALKRGRSWALTGTPIENHPDDLVNIFSFVDENRIPSGTPPRQLPRYTSDSILRRTKDIVMTDMPPKTIRDLEVDLTPAQRAAYLRAEEDGVVHLNELGETVTIQHVFQLVMKLKQICNFDPATGESAKMERLLTDMEEVAESGRKAIVFSQWVEPLEVLAKALERYGALQYHGKIPQQLRTPILDRFKADPHAHVLLMSYGTGSVGLNLQFTNYVFLFDRWWNPAIEDQAINRAHRLGQKHPVTVTRFLSGDTIERRIADILEVKRQLFNDLIAQSDKPESRGLTEDEIFGLFDIKARPKREKH
- a CDS encoding phosphatidylinositol-specific phospholipase C/glycerophosphodiester phosphodiesterase family protein; this translates as MIERLFLSLAALLVAGALRADGPKKPLPRAFAHNDYEHERPLLDALDCGFCSVEADIWLVKGQLLVAHTPVAWNKDRTLEKLYLDPLRARAKANGGKIYNGGGAFYLMIDVKTEAKDTYAALAKVLEGYADVLTVTREGKVEPKAVTVVISGNRDPKSLADQKVRYAALDGRPSDLDGDAPATLVPWVSTGWDALFEWTGTGAMPEGERKALRELVARAHKQGRKVRFWAAPEKVEVWKELLAADVDFLNTDKLKELEAFLRGGEEKK